A window of Candidatus Eremiobacteraceae bacterium genomic DNA:
TTGCGGTCTGTGCAGCCTCCTTCGAAGGCGGCGGAATCAAATAGAAATGTTCCCGGCGCTTTTGGGCGAGCGCCGTTCGGACGACGCCGCTTGGAAGCGCCTCTATCAGCTCATTCTCGTTCAATGTGATCGCGACGTGATAGAACGGCGATTTGGTGAACAGCGAGATAAGCCATGCGGTGCCGTGCGGCCGAAAGAACAGAGCGATGCTGCCCGGCGCGATGTCGACCGCGCTACTCAAACGGGCTGCTGAACCTTTGATCCCGCGCTCGTCACCGCCGTCAGCGACGCTTGTATTTTTGCACCGTTGGGTGAGCCGAGGCCGGTGCACGCATCCCAACCCGCCTTGGCGCTAAAACCAGCGACGCTGTTCGCGCCGTTGTCGCCGACCGTGATGTCGTTGCAGGCTGTCGTGGCATACAGCATCGGCGTGAAAAATCCAACTTTGCTTTTGAGCCGCTGGTTGAGCAGTGCGGTCAGCGCTGCCCAAAGCGGCGCCACGGCGCTGGTCCCGCCGCTCACGAGGTCCTGGCCGTGAACGCGAACGGCGATGCCGGAGTTTGGATCCGCATCGCCCGCGATATCCGGAACGCCGCGCATCGTGAGCGCCGTTTTGGATTCAGCGATCAATCCGGCTTGCCAAGTGGGTACGGGGAATTGAACGCTGACGCCGCCTCCAGTGGCCCAACCGTCTTGATTGTTCCAGACGGTCTCGCCCGTGATGGTCCCCGAACTGCCCTGAAGGTTCGTACCACCGCACGACGTGATGTGAGGCGCAGTTCCCGGAAAATCCGCGTGCCGCTGACCGTCGAAATCGCTGTCCGATGTTTGCTGATCTGAACTGCCGTGGTCTCCTGCCGCAGCGAAGACGCTCACGCTCAGCAAGGCGGCGCTTTGGGCAAGCGTTTCCCAGGCGGTCATCGTTTGAGCGGTCCAATCGCTTTCCTTGGATCCCCAGCTTATCGACACTGCCGATGTGTTCGGATCGTGGACGGCCTGCGAGACCGCCTGATAGAAACCCTGATCGGTGTTTTCGGCGAAGTAGACGACGATGTTCGCGCCGGGTGCGATGCCGCCGATCATCTCGATGTCCAGCATGACTTCGTCGTCGTCGGCTGAGCCGTACGCGACCGGTAAGCCCGGCGAGACGCTGACCGTGGACACTTTCGGCGCGGGAGTGCCCGGCGCAAGGGCAGCGGCGAAATAGGTTTTCAGGTCGGTGGCATCGTACGCGCCGCCAAGCTCGATGATGGCAACGGCCTCGCCCGCTCCATCCCCAGTCGGAAATTGATACAGGCTTGCGATCTCCCTCGGATAGTATGATTTCTGCGCTACCCGCGGATGAATGACGCGCGGCGAGGCGGCAGGGCGATTGTCCAGACCGAGCACTGCTTCGACGAGGGGTGCGATTCCGGCGGGCAGCGTGACCGGACCTTGTCTCCCACGGAAGGTGAGCGAGCCGCGCGTGAAGTCTTGCAATTCGGTGCCAAACGCTCGTTCAGCGTTTGCGACCGAGCCGCTGAGCTCGACGACTCGACGCCCTGCGTCGACGTTTTTCACGGAAAGGCCGCACGCCGCGGCATAGTCCTTGACCGCGTTGATGGCCGCGTCGTCGGCGCCATATTGCTGGACGAATGCCGCGCGGTCCGGCATGATCCGGTTTTCCACCGGCGTGGCTACGTGGTCGCTTAGCGCCGGCCCGTCGATAGCGCTTTTCGGCTTTAGAATCACCGTGACGTCGATGTTGGTGGACGGATCGGTCTTTCCGACCAGCGTGGCATTCGAGGCGGCTTCTTTTGTGCTGCCCGCTAGGACTACCCGCGATTCATTCATGGCCGGTTCCTCATTTTTACGACAGAGTTGACGTCAGGCCACAATCCTACGTCTCCAACGCAGGCGTGTCAAGAGTTCCTGCGGCGCGGATGAATTCGCGAAACCGACGTGGAACCTCGAGAATAACGTTCGCGAAAGGATGATTTGCAAATGGCGCTTTTGATTTACATCATCGCTCTGGTCATCACCGTGCTGCTCATGAAGGTGGCGGATCTCGTCCACCCCACATCCGGTGACATCCGCGTGGCGGTTTTCCTGGCGATATTGTTCGTCGTCAACTATATCTTAGGTCTTGTGCCGTCGGCGCGAAGCCGGCGCGCGCCGTAGCGAAACGATCATCAAAGATGAGCCCGAGTTTCCAAGGTGCTACGTCAAAGATCCGTATGGATTGATGCACAATCTGTCGACGTGACATCGTACTAGGGTGAGCAACGCTCACCCAATTTTTGGGCAAGCGATGCTTGCCCTAGTACAGTTGCCCTCCTACAGTTTCGGCAAGACGTCGGCTGCCCACTCGCTTTTCTTCCATTCAGGAACGGGTGTCGCAAGGCCGGATTTCGGCACGAATCGCGAGCGTTCGACGAGGGCGTAGCGATGGATGTAGCGCGGGCAATTCGGAAACACTTCACGCACGTGAACCCGAACGACGAACTGCGCTTCGGGATAGCCGGCGATTAGACGATCTTCGAAATCTATCGACGCATCCCCGTGAATGCGCAACCGTTTCGGGTTTTCAAAATCGATGAACAGCATGCCGACTTTATGCTGCGCGGCGGCGTTGCCGATGGAAAGGTACATGCCATTGCCGTCGTAATTCGGGAATGCGATCGTACGATCGTCGAGGATGCGGACGAATCCGGGATCGCCGCCTTTGTACGAACACGTCGGATAGCCCCTATGATCCACGGTCGAGAGAAAGAACATGTCGCGGCTCTCGATGAACTCCCGGTCTTCTTCATCGATTCGATCGGCGACCAATCGCGATTCGATGCGATCTGCTAGCCGCCGCGTGTCGAACCGGTCCTGAAAAGCCCGACTGCCTTCGTGATAGATCTGAGCCGTCATTGGTCGCCTCCCGATGGCGCTGTCAATCGATCACGATTTTTCGGCGTCGTCTGAATCGGGGCCTCGGTCACACGGCTTCGGATTCCTCGCGGACCACCTCGACCGGCGCAGACGAATGGGATGAAACGTCGAGGACGATGACGCCGGATGGCCTTTGCCGCAGAGCGAACGCGAGCGGGATCGCGCACGCGAGCATGATCGCGCTGATGACGAACGCGTCTTGGTACGAGAGAACGGTGGCCGCCGCCGTGAGCCGGGCCTGCAGCATCGCCATTGCGGCGTTCGGCGCGAGACCGTGCATGGCCGCCCAGCGCGACGTCTGCGCAAGATACTGCTGCACGGCGGGCTGGAACGCTGTGACATGTGATGAGAGATCGGTGAATCGTTCTTTGAGGCGGATTGTGGTATATGCCGTCGACGCAGCGATGCCGATGCTCCCACCCACTTGCCACACGGTGTTGATGATACCCGAGGCACGCCCTCCGAGGTTGCGAGGGACGTTCCACAACGCTGCGCTCGTAAGCGGAGTGAAGAGCAGGCCAAGCCCGAGAGAGCGCCAGAGCATCACGGTCGCCAGAAGCGAGAAGCTCCAATCGGTGCTGAGATCGCGGAAAGCGAACGAGGCGATGGTCGCGATGACAAGGCCGACGACGACGAACGAACGCGCGCCCAGCCGATCCGAAAGCGTTCCCGCTATGGGCATGGCAAGGGCCATCGCAAGGCCGGCCGGCACCAGCACGGCGCCCGATTGAAGCGGCGTGTAACCGAGCTGATCCTGAACGAAAACCGGGATGAGCACGATCCCCATGTAGTAGCCGGCGCCCAGCAGGGCGCGCAACGCGACCGCGATCGAGAAATTCCACGTCTCGAAGAGGTGCAGCTCCATCAACGGATCGGCGGTGTGCATCTCCCACGGGATGAAGATCGCGAAGAACAGCGCGGCGCCGAAAAAGCAGCCGACGATGACCGGCGAGTCCCAACCCTCGGTGTTGCCCTGGCTCAACGCGTACAAGAACATCAAGAGTGAAGCAGTGAGACTGACGAACCCAACAACGTCGAATCGGCGATGGATGCGCTCCGTGTCGTCGGGCAGCAAGAAATAGCTCAAGATCAGTCCGGCGATGCCGAACGGCATGCCGATCAAGAAGATAAACCGCCAGTCGACGAGATCGATGAGATAGCCGCCGACATATGGCCCGAGAGCCGGCGCAAGCACCATCCCCAGGCCCCACACACCCAGCGCGCGCCCGAGCTGGTTGACGGGAAAGAATTGCACGATGACTGCCATGGAGGTCGCGGAGAGAAAGCCGCCGCCGACGGCCTGGAGAATCCGAAAGCCGATCAGCGAGATGGGATTCCACGCAAGCGAAGCGAGGATCGACGCAACTGTGAAGATCACGAGCCCAGTCATGTACATGCGTTTGCGGCCAAACGTATCCGCTAACCAGCCGGCAGTGGGCATCGAGACCGCGTAGCCCAGCATATAACCCGTGATCACCCAACTGATGGTCCCCAAGTCCGCGCCGAACGACGACATGAGATTCGGCAGCGCGACCGTTGCTATGCTCGAATTGAGAGGGCCGAGGAAGTTGCCCACCATCACGACGCCGAGAAGGAGCCAAGGATTAGGTTTTGCCATCGGCCTCGCGCTCTCGCAGGCGTCCTTCGATGAAGCGACAGTCTCGCTCCAACTGCGCCGCGCTCCGCCTGGCGTCGGCGAGCTCGCGCGCGATCATCTTGATGCGCTTGTGTACGCTCTCGAGGTCGTCGCGGGCCTCGCGCGCGAGATTGCGTAGATCGGCAAGCTTGAGGTGGCGCTCGCCGCGGTCATCGACATACGTGCGGTAGCGCAGGACTTTGGCGATGGTCTCAAGAGAGAAGCCCAGCGATTGCATGTTCTTGATGCGCGCGAGCACGCCGATCGCACTTGGCTCGTACAGCCGATGCCCGCCAGGGGATCTCGCAGATTGCAATAGCCCAAGCTCTTCGTAGTAACGCAGCGTGCGCCCGGTGACGCCGGCTTGCCGGGCGGCGTCAGCGACCGTGAAAAGCCTTGGATTTGCGATAGCCATACTAGGAAGTTAACGTGAACGTCAATATTTCCTCCTATCCGATCCGCCGTTTATCGTGAAACTTAAACGCTCCTCCGGCGATAACCAATGTTACCGTCGTAGCGATAGGGGAGTTCTGGCTATGTCGTTCAAGTTCGTTTTGCGTTCGCTCGCGTTCTGCGTTGCTCTGGCTTGGGTTTGCGCCGTGAGCGCTTTGGCCGCGCCCGCCAGCCTGAATCCCGCGCGATGGACGCGATTCTCGCATACGGCGCGACGGCTGACGCGAAATAGCGCGATGATCTAGCATTCACGGGGTCCTGGACGGCAGTGCCGCGTCACACCGGTGGCAGTCCAACGACGGGAGCCCAGGCGCGCGCGGACTAAGAGCTAGCGGGGTCCTTTTGTGCCGCGCTCGTGGAGGCATTCATGCTACTTCCCGTTTTGACAATCGTAGGCATCATCACCGTGGCGTTCGCCACGCCTGCGCCGCAGGCATCCGCGCAGCCGTGCACGGCGTCGCAGAACCGGCAATTCGATTTTTGGCTCGGCGACTGGCGGGTCGTCGATCCTCAGGGCAAGCGTGCAGGGACAAATCTTGTCACCGCCGTGTACGGCGGCTGCGCACTGCAGGAGCATTGGAAAGGCGTGGACGGCGACCAAGGTTCGAGTTTTAACATCTTCAACAGCCCTACCGGCAAGTGGCATCAGACGTGGGTGGACAATTCCGGAACTTTGCTTCTGCTCGACGGGGGATCGCCGAGTCCGGGGGTGATGGTGTTGACCGGCACGCGCCGTACGAAGAAGGGCAGGATGGTCGAAGACCGGATAACGTGGACGAAGATCGACGAAAACCGCGTGCGCCAACTTTGGGATTTCACCGCGGACGGCGGCAAGAAATGGGCGGTGGTCTTCGACGGCACCTATATCAGGCAACCCGCCTCGTCCAGATGACCCGCTGCTACACGCATTTCAAGACGCACACATCGAGCAACGGTCTGCGCGCCGCTGCACGACCGTTCGGCAGCTTCAACGGCGTGGCGCCCGGATGCAAGCTTTGCGGCGTGTGGACTTCACGCCGCAGCACGGTGAGGCGTGACGTGTCCGAAATCGCCTTGGCCAACGCAGGCCAGCTATGCTTATAGGTTTCGATCGCGATGTCGCCATGCGGCGTGGGCATGTGCGTGTACTCATATGCGTGCGACGGATCGATGTCGCTCAGAAAGCACTCGCCGCCCGGTATTAGGAGGCGGCAGATTTCGGCAAAAAGGTCGCGTGGCTCCGCTATATGCGAGAGCACGCGTGTGCAGACGATCGAGTGGGCGGCGCCGCTGGCGAGCGTGGTATGCCGGACGTCCGCGGCGACGAGAACGGCCGTCCGCGTGGCGATCACATCGCGGTGCTTGGCCCGATTCTCCGCAAGCATTTTTTTGGAGATGTCGACGCCGGTATACGAATTTCCCAGATCTTGAATCAGCCGGCGGTATCGCCCGGATCCACACCCCAGATCCACGACCTCGCCGCGCGGCTGCGCGACGAGCCACTCTCTTACAAGCGGCGTCTCGACGCGATCCCAAAAACGGCTCCACGGCCACTCGTCGTACGACGACGCCGCCAAGTCATACCCTTCGGCCGCGCTCATCACCCGAGCGGCGACCGGATCGCGCGCTACAACCGCCGCCCGTCTCATCACTTCCGGCCGTTCGCCTTCAGCTGGCTTATTTCTTGCGCCAGATGCGCGATCTGCCGCTTGACGTCCGCCACGTCGCTTCCGCTTTTCAACGTCACATCGGCCGCGTTCAATCGGGTGGTCACGTCATCCATTTCCGACTTGAGCTCCGCGACTTCGCTGGTGCTGATCGGGTACCGATTGAAGATCATGCTGCTGATCCACGGTTGGAGAGTGGAGAGCACGAGCAAGAACACGAGCACGACGCCGCCGAATGTTATGCTCTTCTTCACGTCGGCGTTCACTTTGTCGGAGACCTCTTGGCTCACTTGTTCGATGCCCATGAACGACTTCGGAAGCATGGCCGCCGCCGAAGCGAGTTCCGAAACGTAACGGTCATCGTCGAGCACTAAGGGATGCATCGTTCCCGGAGCTCCTGAGAGTTCGTGAAAAGTAAGCTTTGCGATCTCGGAGTCGGGTTCGATGGTGATATCCTTTTTTGACAGGTTGACGACCACACAGCTGAGCGGTCCATCGTAGCCTGGTTCGACGATGCTCGTGTTGAGCAGCAACAAGCCTTTTTGTGCGAGCCGGAAGAGCTGCCCATATTGACCCACGATAGTCGCTGGAATCCGCACTCGTTCGCGCGTCATGATGATGACGGTCTCCGTCGGACTGATAGACCATATGCGTCGCGTCGATCCGTCGGGAAGCCGGTCGCCGATCACCTGCTCGTTGCCGGTCTCGGGCGAAAATACGCGGGCGGCTCTAAGATTGTAACGGCAGTGCTGCAATCCTTGCACCATAAACGGCGCGATCATCTGATCCGCCTGTACGCGCTGGCTGATTTCGACATCCGTGAACATAGCAATCTCCCCTTATTCAAACGGCAGGCCGGAATATTTGACGCCGCCGGCGCACAATCTCTTTGATGCGGAGGGTGCCGGATGTTCGAACCGGCCGTTCCGCACGATCCAATTCGGTTTGGTGATCATCTCCCTTTTCTGTTTCGCCTTCGCATTTTATCTGCATTTCAGCGTGCCCACAACCGATGGCGTGGCCGGCCGCCACGTTTGACTTCTCGGTCAAACCAGCGGACATCAGCATCAGCCGGGTGGCGGAAGCGGTTCTCAAGATCACGATAACAACGATGCACGGCGCTGCTTGTGTCGGCGAACCGGTGGTCCAGCTCCATGCGCTTGGGTTCGACCATGATAGCGCTCAGCCGGTTTCGCTTAATCCGAACATCCCCGCCGTTTGGAAGTGGCAGCTTCAGCCAACGGCCGCCGGCGACCGGTTGGTCGCAGCAAATCTGCTGCAAACCGTCATGAACGGCAAGGGCAAGAATTGGAGCATCGCCGTCGGAATTCTCGCAGCGTTGGGCAACTTCACGGGCCCGATCTTTCAGGGACTTTCCCGACGGCGCGCGCGCGGCCAACAATCGCGCCGGCCGGCAACCGCGCGCAAGCGGTCATCGCCTTCGCAGCCTCCGCCCGGCTAGCACCGCATCTGAAAGCGTCACGATCGGACATATTCGAGCGTGCCCGCCCAAAAAGGGCAGCGGGGACTCGTGCAGAAAGCGCGTGACCATTAACTAGTTGACGTTGCTCGAATCGCAGGAGGCCGCGATGTTTCTTCATGCCGCACGTATTTCCGTGCTCGCACTCGCTATGCTGACGACGACCGGTGCAGGACGCGCGCTCGCAGCTGCTCCGCCGGCCCCGGATGCGTCGGCGTCCGCTGCTGCAAACAGCAGTGGACCGCAGACGTACGATCAATTCGTCAAGGATGCGCAGGTGCAAAGCGGCCTGTTTCCGATCATCACGAAGTCGGACAAGATCTATATCGCGATCGGCGCAAATCAACTCGACCATCAATTCATCGAGACCTCCGTTCCGTCGACGGGACTCGGCGGTTTCGGCCCTGCGCCGGGCGAGCCGTACGTCGCACCCGCGCGGATGATCGAATTTTCAAAGATCAGCGGCAAGATCGTCATGTTCTGGCCGAACACCAATTTTTTGGCGCCCGCGGGTTCGCCGCAAGCGGACTCTATCGCCGCATCCTTTCCTAGTTCCGTCATCGCTACCGAGCCGATCGTGGCCTCGGATCCCTCGGGCGGCGTCGTGATCTCTGCCGGCGCGTTTCTCGGCGACGTAGCCGACCTCGATGCCAGTTTCAAACAGGTGA
This region includes:
- a CDS encoding class I SAM-dependent methyltransferase encodes the protein MRRAAVVARDPVAARVMSAAEGYDLAASSYDEWPWSRFWDRVETPLVREWLVAQPRGEVVDLGCGSGRYRRLIQDLGNSYTGVDISKKMLAENRAKHRDVIATRTAVLVAADVRHTTLASGAAHSIVCTRVLSHIAEPRDLFAEICRLLIPGGECFLSDIDPSHAYEYTHMPTPHGDIAIETYKHSWPALAKAISDTSRLTVLRREVHTPQSLHPGATPLKLPNGRAAARRPLLDVCVLKCV
- a CDS encoding DHA2 family efflux MFS transporter permease subunit, with amino-acid sequence MAKPNPWLLLGVVMVGNFLGPLNSSIATVALPNLMSSFGADLGTISWVITGYMLGYAVSMPTAGWLADTFGRKRMYMTGLVIFTVASILASLAWNPISLIGFRILQAVGGGFLSATSMAVIVQFFPVNQLGRALGVWGLGMVLAPALGPYVGGYLIDLVDWRFIFLIGMPFGIAGLILSYFLLPDDTERIHRRFDVVGFVSLTASLLMFLYALSQGNTEGWDSPVIVGCFFGAALFFAIFIPWEMHTADPLMELHLFETWNFSIAVALRALLGAGYYMGIVLIPVFVQDQLGYTPLQSGAVLVPAGLAMALAMPIAGTLSDRLGARSFVVVGLVIATIASFAFRDLSTDWSFSLLATVMLWRSLGLGLLFTPLTSAALWNVPRNLGGRASGIINTVWQVGGSIGIAASTAYTTIRLKERFTDLSSHVTAFQPAVQQYLAQTSRWAAMHGLAPNAAMAMLQARLTAAATVLSYQDAFVISAIMLACAIPLAFALRQRPSGVIVLDVSSHSSAPVEVVREESEAV
- a CDS encoding S53 family peptidase encodes the protein MNESRVVLAGSTKEAASNATLVGKTDPSTNIDVTVILKPKSAIDGPALSDHVATPVENRIMPDRAAFVQQYGADDAAINAVKDYAAACGLSVKNVDAGRRVVELSGSVANAERAFGTELQDFTRGSLTFRGRQGPVTLPAGIAPLVEAVLGLDNRPAASPRVIHPRVAQKSYYPREIASLYQFPTGDGAGEAVAIIELGGAYDATDLKTYFAAALAPGTPAPKVSTVSVSPGLPVAYGSADDDEVMLDIEMIGGIAPGANIVVYFAENTDQGFYQAVSQAVHDPNTSAVSISWGSKESDWTAQTMTAWETLAQSAALLSVSVFAAAGDHGSSDQQTSDSDFDGQRHADFPGTAPHITSCGGTNLQGSSGTITGETVWNNQDGWATGGGVSVQFPVPTWQAGLIAESKTALTMRGVPDIAGDADPNSGIAVRVHGQDLVSGGTSAVAPLWAALTALLNQRLKSKVGFFTPMLYATTACNDITVGDNGANSVAGFSAKAGWDACTGLGSPNGAKIQASLTAVTSAGSKVQQPV
- a CDS encoding MerR family transcriptional regulator; this encodes MAIANPRLFTVADAARQAGVTGRTLRYYEELGLLQSARSPGGHRLYEPSAIGVLARIKNMQSLGFSLETIAKVLRYRTYVDDRGERHLKLADLRNLAREARDDLESVHKRIKMIARELADARRSAAQLERDCRFIEGRLREREADGKT
- a CDS encoding pyridoxamine 5'-phosphate oxidase family protein codes for the protein MTAQIYHEGSRAFQDRFDTRRLADRIESRLVADRIDEEDREFIESRDMFFLSTVDHRGYPTCSYKGGDPGFVRILDDRTIAFPNYDGNGMYLSIGNAAAQHKVGMLFIDFENPKRLRIHGDASIDFEDRLIAGYPEAQFVVRVHVREVFPNCPRYIHRYALVERSRFVPKSGLATPVPEWKKSEWAADVLPKL